A window of Nonomuraea angiospora genomic DNA:
AGCAGGGCCCCTCGCCCGCCGCTCTGCTGCCGGAACTGCGTGCGGCGATCGCCGCACGCGACTTCGAGCGCGCGGACCGGCTCGGCCGCCGCATGCAGTCAAGCGGCTGGACCCAGGCCTACCAGCCGCTGGGGTTCATCGAATGGCGCCACACCTCCGGCGGGGAGCCCTCCCACTACCGCCGCGAGCTCGATCTCGCCCGGGCGGTGAGCACCGTCAGCCACGACGGCGGGCAGCTGATCAGCTTCGTCTCCGCTCCCGCCGGCGTGCTGGTCGCCTCGGCTCGCGGGCCGCTCGAACTGCCCGCATTCACCTCACCGCACCCGGTCGAGGTGATCCGTGACGGCGAATGGCTCACGATCACCGGCCGGGCGCCCGCGAACGTGCTGCCCGATTACGTCGACCGGGAGCCCGCCGTCGTCTACGACGCCGACGCACCCGACCGCGACGGCACGGTGGCCGCCGGCATGGGCTTCGCCGTCGTCATCGCCGTCCAGAGCGCCGGATCCGGCGAGGTCCGGATGGTCGCCGCGGCCGCCGACGGTTTCCGCGGCCATGCCGTACGGCCCAGCGCCGACACCGCCGAGCTGGCCCGGCAGGCGCGCCGGCAGGTCGAGGCCGCACTGTCCAGGAGCACGGCGGAGTTGCTCGCCGAGCACGAGGCCGACCACCGCGGCTACTTCGACCGGGTCGACCTGTCGGTGCCCGACGAGCGCGCCGAGCTCTACTACCACTTCGGCCGCTACCTGCTGATCTCCAGCTCCCGTCCCGGCACCCAGCCCGCCAACCTGCAGGGCATCTGGAACGCCGACGTGCGGCCCGGCTGGAGCAGCAACTACACCACCAACATCAACCTCCCGATGAACTACTGGCCCGCCGAGCCCGCCGGCCTGTCCGAGCTGCACCAACCGCTGTTCGAGCTGATCGGCGGCCTGCTCGATACCGGCCAGGACGCGGCCCTGCACCACTACGGCGCCGCCGGAGCCACCACTCACCACAACACCGACCTGTGGCGCTTCAGCGCCCCGGTCAACGGCGATCCGCAGTGGGCCAACTGGTCCTCCGGCCTGCTCTGGCTCACTGCCCACCTCTGGGACCACCTCGAGTACGGCGGAGCACCCGAGCTGCTCCTGCCCGCTCTGCGCAGCGTCACCTCCTTCGCGCTGGACTTGCTGGTTCCCGACGCCCACGGCAAGCTGGTGATGAGCCCCTCGACCTCGCCGGAACACCATTTCCTCACCGAGGCAGGCAATCCGGCGGCCATCTCGGCCGGCGCGGCCATGGACCAGGAGCTCGTCCGCGAGGTCCTGACCCGTTACCGCTCGCTGGCCGACGACGAGCTCGCCGTACGCGCGGGGAAGGCGCTGTCACAGCTGCGTCCGGTCGCGATCGACGGCGAACTGCTGGAGTGGTATGACCGGCGGCCCTCCCAGGAGCCCGGCCACCGCCACCTGTCCCACCTCTACGGCCTCTACCCCGGCACCCGGATCACCGAGTCGGGGACGCCGGACGACTTCGAGGCGGTACGGCAGGCGCTGGCCACCCGGCTGCACCACGGCAGTGGACACACCGGCTGGAGCCAGGCGTGGATCCTGTGCCTGGCCGCCCGGCTGCGCGACCCGGAACTGGCCGAGCGCTCGATCGCGATCCTGCTCGACCAGCTGGGCTCCGTCTCTCTGCTGGACCTGCATCCCCACGGCGGCCGGCCGTCGGGCTACATCTTCCAGATCGACGGCAACTTCGGCGCTGTCGCGGGGATGACCGAGTTGCTCGTGCAGAGCCACGAAGGCGCGGTCAGCCTGCTGAAGACGCTGCCGGGGAGCTGGGACACGGGGTCGGTGCGCGGCATCCGCTGCCGCGGCGGGCACACCGCCTCCGTGGCCTGGTCCGCGGGCATGCTCACGTCGGCGGCGATCACCGCCGGGTCGGACGGACGGCTCGTCGTCGAGGTACCCGGCGACACTCCGCCGCTGACCGTCACTTGCGGCGAGCGAGCGGTCCCGGCCCGGGAGGTCTCCGGCGCGCTCGCGGGGCGCCGGCGCATGACCTGGGACGCGACCGCGCTCACCCGCTACACGCTCGTCCCCGAGGGTTCCCCGTGAACGCGCGCGCGATCGCGATGCCGGCGGCATACGCCGCCGTGCTCGCCTCCCGCCGCCAAGGGCTGGGCCTCGGCACGTCAGCCGAGGCCCAGCCGGCCGGCAGTCATGATCAGGCGTAGGGATCCTGGGCAACCGTAGATGCGGCGGATGTTGGCCAGTTGCTGCTCGCGCGGGCTGGTCGGGTTCACCC
This region includes:
- a CDS encoding glycoside hydrolase family 95 protein; this encodes MTTRHLLRLHAPAAHFHDGFPLGNGRLGAMAYGRPEVERFDLNLDTFWSGGPLPPEQGPSPAALLPELRAAIAARDFERADRLGRRMQSSGWTQAYQPLGFIEWRHTSGGEPSHYRRELDLARAVSTVSHDGGQLISFVSAPAGVLVASARGPLELPAFTSPHPVEVIRDGEWLTITGRAPANVLPDYVDREPAVVYDADAPDRDGTVAAGMGFAVVIAVQSAGSGEVRMVAAAADGFRGHAVRPSADTAELARQARRQVEAALSRSTAELLAEHEADHRGYFDRVDLSVPDERAELYYHFGRYLLISSSRPGTQPANLQGIWNADVRPGWSSNYTTNINLPMNYWPAEPAGLSELHQPLFELIGGLLDTGQDAALHHYGAAGATTHHNTDLWRFSAPVNGDPQWANWSSGLLWLTAHLWDHLEYGGAPELLLPALRSVTSFALDLLVPDAHGKLVMSPSTSPEHHFLTEAGNPAAISAGAAMDQELVREVLTRYRSLADDELAVRAGKALSQLRPVAIDGELLEWYDRRPSQEPGHRHLSHLYGLYPGTRITESGTPDDFEAVRQALATRLHHGSGHTGWSQAWILCLAARLRDPELAERSIAILLDQLGSVSLLDLHPHGGRPSGYIFQIDGNFGAVAGMTELLVQSHEGAVSLLKTLPGSWDTGSVRGIRCRGGHTASVAWSAGMLTSAAITAGSDGRLVVEVPGDTPPLTVTCGERAVPAREVSGALAGRRRMTWDATALTRYTLVPEGSP